Within the Borreliella valaisiana VS116 genome, the region TCTCCAAAGGTTTGCCAACTTGAATAATTTTTCCATCTCTCATAAAAGCAATTCTATGACCTAATTTAAAAGCTTCGATTAAATCGTGAGTAATAAACACAACTGTTTTTTTAAGCTTAGCTACCAACCTTAAAAGTTCTTCCTGCATTTCTCCTTTAATTAAAGGATCAAGTGCCGAAAAAGCTTCATCCATTAAAAGAATATCTGGATTAACCACCAATGCTCTTGCTATTCCAACTCTTTGTTTCATCCCTCCAGAAAGTTCATTAATATACTTATATTTTGAATCTTCAAGCCCCACAAGATTTAATACCTCAATAGCGCGCTCTTCCCTAATCTTCCTGGGAACATGCTTAACCTCAAGTCCATAAGTAACATTTCTCAATACATTCATATGAGGGAAAAGTCCAAAGTTTTGAAAAACCATTGCAAATTTATCTTTTCTTAAATTAGAAAGATCTTTTCGATTTATAGCATTCATTTCCATGTTATTTACCAAAATAGATCCTGAATCTATTTTGTAAATACCATTTAAGCATCGAACTAAAGTAGACTTGCCACAACCTGACATGCCCATAATAACTAAAATTTCATTTTCATAAACATTAAGATTAATATTGGCATTTGCAATAAAAATAGAAGATTCTTTGTAAATTTGCATTCTATCTTTGCCGCCTTCATAGTCTTTTATAGCTTGACTTATCTGCTTTTTGTCAACATAATAAGAAAATACTTTATAACAATCTTTAATTTTAACAGTAACCCTACTCAAAGCAAACTCCTCAATAAGCCTGCATTATACTTTATAACACATTATTATAAATTATACTAAAATTATTAAATTTTTGCCGATCCGCAATAAAAAACCAAAAGATCCCTTAAAGGATCTTTTGGTAATAATTTATACTAATTACATTAAAATTTTATCTAAGCAGTGACAAAACATATTGGGGAACTTGATTAGCTTGCGCAATCATTGCCATTGCAGATTGTGTTAAAATACTATTAGTTGTAGCTGCTACAACCTCATCTGTCATTGTAGCATCTTTTATTTGAGCATAAGATGCTTTAAGATTTTCAATAGCATACTCAGTACTATCCTTTATAGATTCAAGTCTATTTTGGAAAGCACCTAAATTTGCTCTTTGATCGCTTATCATTCTAATAGCATTTTCTATCTTAGCAAGTGATGTATTAGCATCAACTGTAGTTGTAACATTAACAGGAGAATTAACTCCACCTTGAGAAGGTGCTGTAGCAGGTGCTGGTTGTTGAGCTCCTTCCTGTTGAGCACCTTCTTGAACAGGTGTAGCCTGAGCAGTTTGAGCTCCCTCACCAGAAAACAGATTTGCAACATTAGCTGCATAAATATTTACAGCAATCGCCTCATCTTGATTTGCTCCCACGTGAACTCTTAAGGTCCAAGAAGCCTGAGATCCTGAAAGTGATGCTGGTGTGTTAATTTTTGCAGGTTGCATTCCAAGCTCTTCAGCTGTTTTTACATTTTGAGCAGCAGATTTGTTTGACAACATGTGCATTTGGTTATATTGAGCTTGATCAGCAATTCTATTAATTTCGTCTGTAAGTTGCTCTATTTCAATCTGTATAGAACCTCTGTCTGAGTCTGAATATGTGCCGTTACCTGATTGAACTGCTAATTCTTTCATTCTTACTAAAACTTTTTCTACTTCATTCAAATTCCCTTCTGTTGTCTGAATAAAATTGATAGCTTTTGAAGTGTTTCTAGAAGCTTGTGATAAACCTCTTATTTGAGCATTAATTTTACCAGAAACCCCCATACCAGCAGCATCATCAGAAGCTCGATTAATTCTGTACCCACTAGAAAGCTTCTCTTGAGTTTTACTAAGATTAGCAGCATTAATACCATTATTTCTTGAAGCATTAATAGCTGATGTATTATGATTTATAATCATATATCATTCCTCCATGATAAAGTTTAATTATTTATTTTCGGCAAATCCTTTCGCCTTTTAAAAAGAATAGCACAAAAAATTAAAAAAAAGAAACACAGATAGCAATAGCATTAAAAATAGCAGTAAAAATAATCATTTTATCTATTTCTTTGATTAAAATCAAAAGCCTTTAATGTATTTTCCTGATCTTTCATGCGCTTAACGGTAAAATCTAAGGTATTAAGCTCGCCTTCTACTTTTCTCTCTCTATCATCGTACTTCTTTTTATAATCTTCAACTTTATTTTTTTGATTAACAATTTTTAAGTCGTAATTTTTTATTTTATTATAAATAACTCCTCCAGAAGTCACAAGAGGCGACAAACAATCTCCTAGCATTTTGGCAATCCCATTATCATATACTCTGTCACCATTTAGGTCAAATAAAAAAAGTTCTCTAACATTATCGATGTTATTGCGAATTGATTCATCAAACTTTTTCTCATCAAGTCTCAAATATCTAGAAAGCCCACCAGAAGAAGAAATAGAATTAGTAAACACTCCCATCTGATTAATTATTGAAAAATTAGGATCACTAGTAACATAAGGCTTAAAAATTATTGATTCTAGTCTAGATTTAAGATTTTTTAATAAAAATTCAGATCTTAGAATGCCTAAATTTTTATAAGCCTCTTCTTTTTGAGACTCACTAAGATAAGTCAGTTCTTCAACTATATTAGACTTTTGATTATCAAATTGATCTTCATTGGAACTTACAATATTAATCTCAGCAAGAACTTCATTATAAGCGCCAATAAAATCTAAAAGAACTCTCTTAATCCCTTCATAATCGGGTTCAACTTTGGCCTCAACCACATCACTTGAAGCTTTTTTTAGACTTAATGTTACATTCGGAACTAAATCATTAATAACATTTGAATCCCTCTCAACATCTACTCCATCAAATTTAATTTTTGCATTCTCAGCAAAACTTTTAGCATTTATTGGCAAATGCCCATCTCTATTTTTTGGATCAAAAACTTCGACATTACTAATCACAATTACTTTATTATTTGCTTTATTTTCAATATTTATTTCTTCTAGATTAGAAAGAGCTCCAATATCAACTTCAACTTCCTCAAAGTTATTCGAAATATTTATTAAGGGAAGCTCTAAAGAACCTTCCTTGCTAGATATTTTAACCATATTCATTTGAATATATTTTTTTTCCAAAGGAGTTTTTAAATCAGATCCAAGGTCAACCACACTATCTTCACTGTCAACTTTTGCATCCTTAAATGTAGCTTCTCCGGGATTAAAAATAATTTTACTATCAGGCTCTTCCAAGCCTGTATCAAAATACTTAACTTCAAATTTAATTTTACTCCTAGATGTAATTTCAATATCTTCAGGAATTTCAATCGATATCTCTGAAAGTGGATTTAAAACAAGGTTATTATTTTCAAAAGCAAGCCTATTATTACTACTAGATTGATTTACAACAATATTTGAAAGAATCGGATTAAAATTGGTTTTCAGCTCACTTAAAATGCCAATTTGCTTGGCAAAAGACAATCCTTCCCCTTTGATAATAAGTTTATTATCTTTACCTTCCTTCAAGGATTCTAAAATAAAACGACTATTCCCGTTTTTATCACTTTTTACTATTTTTGCAGATAAAAAGCCCTTTCCCTTGTTATTAATATCCTTAACAAGTAAATCAATGTTACCATTACTTTTTACATTAATTTCTTTCTTGCCAACTAAAAATATATAATCACCCTCTGGAATTGTAATTTTTTTAGGATCAAAGTTTGAAGACAGAAACACATCAGCTGACGATATTTGATCAACAATTAACTTGTGAGTTTCATTCTTGGATCCATATCGAGTAGACAGAGTTAAAATTTCGCTATTGCTAGAATTTCCTGACATTAGATTAAAAGGACTGTTAAGTGATGTAATTTCTTTTGCAAGAGAATTTAAAGTAGAAATTTTCCTATTAATTGAAAGCCAAGCACTTTTTTCTTGCTCTAAAGATTTAAGTTTCTTAGAAGAAGAATCAATTTTGGCCTTATCGGGCTTCAGCATGGATTCACGAATTTCTTTAGTATTATATTTGCTCTCAAGTCCAGGAACAAAAAATCCTGACGCCATAATAATGCCCTCCAGAGCACATTATACCATTAATAAAATTGAAAATAAAACATAAGCTTCAAAACATCCAAAAGCTTTAAAATAAAAATTTTAAAAAGCAAAATCTTTTAAAAAGATTAATATTTATAGTAAAATAAATTAAAAGGAACATGAAAATGCCAAATTTTTGCTTATTCAACTCAAAATCCGTTTTAACTGGAAATGACAAACTGGATAATTCAGCAGTCCTAATTAAAGATAATAAAATTTTTGATATTGTTACATCTGACAGGCTTAAAAAAATGGATCTAGGAGAATACCAAATGATTGATACAAAAGGCAATTATATAACTCCTGGACTTTACGACAATCATATTCATGGATTTCACGGTTACGGTACAGATCAATGTTCAACAGAATCAATACTTAAAATGTCAGAGCATTTAGCACAATACGGTGTAGTAGGATTTTTACCAACTCTTTATCCAAGACCAATAGACGAAATGATTCAAACAATAAAAGCTTGCACAGCAGCAATTGGCAAAGAAAAGGGATCTAAGATTCTAGGGCTTCACCTTGAAGGGCCATTTTTCTCCCCTGAAAAAAGAGGCGCACACCCTGTTTCTTATCTTCACGAACCTAGTATTAAAGTTATGCAAAAACTAATAGACGCAGCTGGTGGAATATTTACAGGATCAAACGGTAAAAAAAAAACACACATAAGTACAATGACTGTTGCTCCTGAGCTTAAAGGCATGAGAGAGCTTGCAATATTTTGCCTTGAAAATAATATAAACCTTCAAGCAGGACACACAAACGCAAAATATGAAAATATGATCGAAGGATTTCAAGTTGGAATACTTCACACAACCCATTTTTTCAACGCAATGTCAAAGCTTGACCACAGAAATCCAAATGCAATAGGAGCGGTATTAATACACGGTGATGTTTCTTGTGAAATTATTGCAGATGGTCATCATATACACCCAAAATTAGTTTTAATGCTTAGAAAGCTTAAGGATATAAGTAAAATAGTGCTTGTAACTGATGGACTTACTCCGAATTTTCAAACTTCTGGAAAATTAATTGCAAACGGAGATGAAGTTTATATTGCAGAAGATGGATTATTCCACAGCGTAAAAAGCAACACAATAGCTGGATCAACACTTACAATGATACAAGGTCTTAAAAATTTAGTAGAATTCGGATACAGCTTAAGTGATGCTGTTCAAGCAAGCTCCTATAATCCAACAAGAATTCTCAATATTGATAACAAAGGGTTAATATGCCATGGATATGATGCAAACATCAATGTTTTAGATAAAGATTTTAACCTAAAATTAACAATGATAGAATCTAAAATAATTTTTAACAATCTCTAACTTTAAACCATTTTAAGGAGATCACAATGAGACTAATAATCAGACCTACGTATGAAGACATATCAAAGTGGGCAGCCAATCATGTAGCACAAAAAATTAAAGAATTTTCTCCAACAAAAGAAAAGCCGTTTGTCCTTGGACTTCCAACAGGCAGCTCTCCAATCGGCATGTACAAAAATTTAATTAAATTAAATAAAGATAAAAAAATTTCATTTCAAAATGTCATAACTTTCAACATGGATGAATACATAGGAATTGAAGAAAATCATCCTAAAAGTTACCATTCATTTATGTGGGAAAATTTTTTTTCTCACATTGATATTAAAAAAGAAAATATAAATATACTAAATGGAAATGCTTTAAATCTCAAAAAAGAATGTGAAGAGTATGAAAAAAAAATCAAATCTTTGGGGGGGATCATGCTTTTTGTAGGTGGAATCGGACCTGACGGTCACATTGCTTTTAACGAACCGGGCTCCTCTTTAACATCAAGAACAAGAATCAAAACTTTAACCCAAGATACAATCATTGCTAATTCAAGATTTTTTGAAGGCAATGTGGACAAAGTTCCCAAAAGTGCGCTAACTGTTGGAATTGGAACAATTTTGGATTCACAAGAAATTTTAATAATAGTAAATGGACATAACAAAGCAAGAGCATTAAAGCATGCTATTGAAAAAGGTGTTAATCATATGTGGACAATTAGCGCACTTCAATTGCATAAAAATGCAATCATAGTATCTGACAAAAATGCAACTTATGAATTAAAAGTAGGAACAGTAGAATACTTTAACGACATAGAAAAAGAAAATTTTAAAAATGACTTAAAATAAGTTACTTAACATTTTAAAATAAAAGCTAATTGTTAGCTTCATTATAAATTTTAGAAACTTCTTCCCAATTTAAAGCCTTTAAAAAGGCATCAACATATTCAATTCTTCTATTTTGATATTTAAGATAATAAGCATGCTCCCAAACATCAATACCCAAAATTGGCTTATAAGACATCATTATAGGACTATCCTGATTAGGCATTGAAATCACTTTAAGTCCACTGTCAGGACACAATACTAACCATGCCCAACCACTTCCAAAAATTTTCATCGCAGTATCTTTCAAGCTAGCCTTAAGAACATCTAGACCTCCAAAAGTTGTATTAACATCATTTGCAAACTTTTCTAAAAGATTATTCTTATTTCCTGGCTTTAAAGTTCTAAAATACAAAGTATGGTTCGAATAGCCCCCAGCATTATTCCTTATTGGAGTTTGAAATTCATTTGGAAAATCATGAATATTTTTCAATATGTCTGACACATCTTTTAAATGGCTTTTTCCCATTTTTTCCAAAATAGAATTCAAGTTCATTACAAAACCGTTATGATGCTTACTATGATGAATTTCCATAGTTTTAGCATCAATATAAGGCTCAACAGCATCATAATTATAACCAAGTTCTGGCAATTTAAACATAAAAACCTCCCGTTTTAACTTTTACCATGACAATTTTTATACTTCTTTCCACTTCC harbors:
- the fliD gene encoding flagellar filament capping protein FliD; protein product: MASGFFVPGLESKYNTKEIRESMLKPDKAKIDSSSKKLKSLEQEKSAWLSINRKISTLNSLAKEITSLNSPFNLMSGNSSNSEILTLSTRYGSKNETHKLIVDQISSADVFLSSNFDPKKITIPEGDYIFLVGKKEINVKSNGNIDLLVKDINNKGKGFLSAKIVKSDKNGNSRFILESLKEGKDNKLIIKGEGLSFAKQIGILSELKTNFNPILSNIVVNQSSSNNRLAFENNNLVLNPLSEISIEIPEDIEITSRSKIKFEVKYFDTGLEEPDSKIIFNPGEATFKDAKVDSEDSVVDLGSDLKTPLEKKYIQMNMVKISSKEGSLELPLINISNNFEEVEVDIGALSNLEEINIENKANNKVIVISNVEVFDPKNRDGHLPINAKSFAENAKIKFDGVDVERDSNVINDLVPNVTLSLKKASSDVVEAKVEPDYEGIKRVLLDFIGAYNEVLAEINIVSSNEDQFDNQKSNIVEELTYLSESQKEEAYKNLGILRSEFLLKNLKSRLESIIFKPYVTSDPNFSIINQMGVFTNSISSSGGLSRYLRLDEKKFDESIRNNIDNVRELFLFDLNGDRVYDNGIAKMLGDCLSPLVTSGGVIYNKIKNYDLKIVNQKNKVEDYKKKYDDRERKVEGELNTLDFTVKRMKDQENTLKAFDFNQRNR
- the flaB gene encoding flagellin FlaB; amino-acid sequence: MIINHNTSAINASRNNGINAANLSKTQEKLSSGYRINRASDDAAGMGVSGKINAQIRGLSQASRNTSKAINFIQTTEGNLNEVEKVLVRMKELAVQSGNGTYSDSDRGSIQIEIEQLTDEINRIADQAQYNQMHMLSNKSAAQNVKTAEELGMQPAKINTPASLSGSQASWTLRVHVGANQDEAIAVNIYAANVANLFSGEGAQTAQATPVQEGAQQEGAQQPAPATAPSQGGVNSPVNVTTTVDANTSLAKIENAIRMISDQRANLGAFQNRLESIKDSTEYAIENLKASYAQIKDATMTDEVVAATTNSILTQSAMAMIAQANQVPQYVLSLLR
- a CDS encoding superoxide dismutase; the protein is MFKLPELGYNYDAVEPYIDAKTMEIHHSKHHNGFVMNLNSILEKMGKSHLKDVSDILKNIHDFPNEFQTPIRNNAGGYSNHTLYFRTLKPGNKNNLLEKFANDVNTTFGGLDVLKASLKDTAMKIFGSGWAWLVLCPDSGLKVISMPNQDSPIMMSYKPILGIDVWEHAYYLKYQNRRIEYVDAFLKALNWEEVSKIYNEANN
- a CDS encoding ATP-binding cassette domain-containing protein produces the protein MSRVTVKIKDCYKVFSYYVDKKQISQAIKDYEGGKDRMQIYKESSIFIANANINLNVYENEILVIMGMSGCGKSTLVRCLNGIYKIDSGSILVNNMEMNAINRKDLSNLRKDKFAMVFQNFGLFPHMNVLRNVTYGLEVKHVPRKIREERAIEVLNLVGLEDSKYKYINELSGGMKQRVGIARALVVNPDILLMDEAFSALDPLIKGEMQEELLRLVAKLKKTVVFITHDLIEAFKLGHRIAFMRDGKIIQVGKPLEILTNPSTDFISNFIKNLPVLNILKIKDILKDDFDLNSGSDNDLNVVIKYQDENFSLYNKVLNKRYDNLISLNLELNDEIKKIVEYLNKQDYLIIKERGSIVGYINLNEISDLLSR
- the nagB gene encoding glucosamine-6-phosphate deaminase: MRLIIRPTYEDISKWAANHVAQKIKEFSPTKEKPFVLGLPTGSSPIGMYKNLIKLNKDKKISFQNVITFNMDEYIGIEENHPKSYHSFMWENFFSHIDIKKENINILNGNALNLKKECEEYEKKIKSLGGIMLFVGGIGPDGHIAFNEPGSSLTSRTRIKTLTQDTIIANSRFFEGNVDKVPKSALTVGIGTILDSQEILIIVNGHNKARALKHAIEKGVNHMWTISALQLHKNAIIVSDKNATYELKVGTVEYFNDIEKENFKNDLK
- the nagA gene encoding N-acetylglucosamine-6-phosphate deacetylase; amino-acid sequence: MPNFCLFNSKSVLTGNDKLDNSAVLIKDNKIFDIVTSDRLKKMDLGEYQMIDTKGNYITPGLYDNHIHGFHGYGTDQCSTESILKMSEHLAQYGVVGFLPTLYPRPIDEMIQTIKACTAAIGKEKGSKILGLHLEGPFFSPEKRGAHPVSYLHEPSIKVMQKLIDAAGGIFTGSNGKKKTHISTMTVAPELKGMRELAIFCLENNINLQAGHTNAKYENMIEGFQVGILHTTHFFNAMSKLDHRNPNAIGAVLIHGDVSCEIIADGHHIHPKLVLMLRKLKDISKIVLVTDGLTPNFQTSGKLIANGDEVYIAEDGLFHSVKSNTIAGSTLTMIQGLKNLVEFGYSLSDAVQASSYNPTRILNIDNKGLICHGYDANINVLDKDFNLKLTMIESKIIFNNL